From Halorubrum salinarum, the proteins below share one genomic window:
- a CDS encoding YfcE family phosphodiesterase, whose amino-acid sequence MRIGIVSDTHDDLAAVEAAVSLFEREGVDAVVHCGDFVAPFSVTPFDADFDFHAVRGNNDGEWAVESTVEEFGTYHGEAAALSFDGAGSGDAAGADAVDVAVTHGTSDLVVDALVDCGDYDYVFHGHTHAHGVEARGGTVRVNPGGLPIPVEGADDAFRVATLDTAESGADAVTHHLLDG is encoded by the coding sequence ATGCGCATCGGCATCGTCTCCGACACGCACGACGACCTGGCCGCCGTCGAGGCGGCCGTCTCGCTGTTCGAGCGCGAGGGGGTCGACGCCGTCGTCCACTGCGGCGACTTCGTCGCGCCCTTCTCCGTGACGCCGTTCGACGCGGACTTCGACTTCCACGCGGTCCGCGGGAACAACGACGGGGAGTGGGCCGTCGAGTCGACGGTCGAGGAGTTCGGCACCTACCACGGGGAGGCCGCCGCGCTCTCGTTCGACGGTGCGGGGAGCGGCGACGCGGCCGGCGCCGACGCGGTCGACGTCGCGGTCACCCACGGCACGAGCGACCTCGTCGTCGACGCGCTCGTCGACTGCGGCGACTACGACTACGTGTTCCACGGCCACACCCACGCGCACGGCGTCGAGGCGCGGGGCGGGACCGTCCGCGTGAACCCCGGCGGCCTCCCCATCCCCGTGGAGGGCGCCGACGACGCGTTCCGGGTCGCGACGCTCGACACGGCGGAGTCGGGGGCCGACGCGGTGACCCACCACCTCCTCGACGGCTGA
- a CDS encoding aldehyde ferredoxin oxidoreductase family protein: MRHAQGPLLTIDLTERTASTTRIDDRLASFVGGRGLNTSLAYDRIPFDADPLGPENRLFLSTGPMQYSTTSYTGRMAATGLSPLTNGLLSSNAGGFLSRNFTGAGYAAVELVGASDDLLAVHVREIGPDGEPDVTFEGVPDLAQAEVSAVSDRLAETHGLEPEHVACVGPAGENEVRFASVMTSDTRAFGRGGLGAVLGSKGVKALTFDGEAEVDLDLDWPDAAGEVHREAATSDSIMKRQGTTSVTELANEVDALPAYYFAETSFEGVEGISGDRVEEKKYKKGTCSQCAFACKLPTRDEETGVETEGPEFETVMAFGSNAGVGDIVDVMAANELCDELGMDTISCGDAVSMFLQSEDEFGNAELVRSLVEQIAYREGVGDKLAEGVHRAHEEFGADDWTVKGMAFSGHDGRALNGQGLAFATANRGADHMYGEFYPYEYPLVDPDEAFDPEGLSGKPPKLVAKENRNAVLDSAVVCKFSRGTVTDDRLAALLDADYDALQTLGARIVELERAFNNARGFDRADDTLPYADAIEGFDAALSEYYALRGWNDDGTVPGHGDGIDPASAAPADD; this comes from the coding sequence ATGAGACACGCGCAGGGACCGCTCCTCACGATCGACCTGACAGAGCGGACCGCGTCGACGACGCGGATCGACGACCGGCTCGCGTCGTTCGTCGGCGGCCGCGGGCTCAACACGTCGCTCGCGTACGACCGGATCCCGTTCGACGCCGACCCGCTGGGCCCGGAGAACCGCCTGTTCCTCTCGACGGGGCCGATGCAGTACTCGACGACCTCCTACACCGGGCGCATGGCCGCCACGGGCCTCTCGCCGCTCACGAACGGCCTGCTGTCGTCGAACGCGGGCGGGTTCCTCTCGCGGAACTTCACCGGCGCGGGGTACGCCGCGGTCGAGCTGGTCGGCGCGAGCGACGACCTGCTCGCGGTCCACGTCCGCGAGATCGGTCCGGACGGCGAGCCGGACGTGACGTTCGAGGGGGTCCCGGACCTAGCGCAGGCGGAGGTGTCCGCCGTCTCCGACCGCCTCGCTGAGACGCACGGTTTGGAGCCGGAACACGTCGCCTGCGTCGGCCCCGCCGGCGAGAACGAGGTGCGGTTCGCGTCGGTGATGACCTCGGACACGCGGGCGTTCGGGCGCGGCGGCCTCGGCGCGGTCCTCGGCTCGAAGGGCGTGAAGGCGCTCACGTTCGACGGCGAGGCCGAGGTCGACCTCGACCTCGATTGGCCCGACGCGGCGGGCGAGGTCCACCGCGAGGCCGCGACCTCCGACTCGATCATGAAGCGGCAGGGGACGACGAGCGTGACGGAGCTGGCCAACGAGGTGGACGCGCTCCCCGCCTACTACTTCGCCGAGACCTCCTTCGAGGGCGTCGAGGGCATCTCCGGCGACCGCGTCGAGGAGAAGAAGTACAAGAAGGGAACCTGCTCGCAGTGCGCGTTCGCCTGTAAGCTCCCGACCCGCGACGAGGAGACGGGCGTCGAGACGGAGGGCCCCGAGTTCGAGACGGTGATGGCGTTCGGGTCGAACGCCGGCGTCGGCGATATCGTCGACGTGATGGCCGCCAACGAGCTGTGCGACGAGCTGGGGATGGACACCATCTCCTGTGGCGACGCCGTCTCGATGTTCCTCCAGAGCGAAGACGAGTTCGGCAACGCGGAGCTGGTCCGCTCGCTCGTCGAGCAGATCGCCTACCGCGAGGGCGTCGGCGACAAGCTCGCGGAGGGCGTCCACCGCGCCCACGAGGAGTTCGGCGCCGACGACTGGACGGTGAAGGGGATGGCCTTCTCCGGCCACGACGGCCGCGCGCTCAACGGACAGGGGCTCGCGTTCGCGACCGCGAACCGCGGCGCCGACCACATGTACGGCGAGTTCTACCCGTACGAGTACCCCCTCGTCGACCCCGACGAGGCGTTCGATCCCGAGGGGCTGTCGGGGAAGCCCCCGAAGCTCGTCGCGAAGGAGAACCGCAACGCGGTACTCGACTCCGCGGTCGTCTGTAAGTTCTCGCGGGGCACCGTCACCGACGACCGGCTCGCCGCGCTGCTCGACGCCGACTACGACGCCCTCCAAACGCTGGGCGCCCGGATCGTCGAACTGGAGCGCGCGTTCAACAACGCCCGCGGCTTCGACCGCGCGGACGACACGCTCCCGTACGCCGACGCGATCGAGGGGTTCGACGCGGCGCTGTCGGAGTACTACGCGCTCCGCGGCTGGAACGACGACGGCACCGTGCCCGGACATGGCGACGGGATCGACCCGGCGAGCGCGGCGCCCGCCGACGACTGA